Proteins from a single region of bacterium:
- the pseB gene encoding UDP-N-acetylglucosamine 4,6-dehydratase (inverting), giving the protein MAGGNVHQILLTGGTGSFGHAFVRRMLAERDDCMIRIYSRDELKQVEMLRRFGDDERLRFFIGDIRDRVRLRRAMSGVDAVVHAAAMKQVPVCEYNPAEAVKTNVMGGMNILECSLDAGVPKAIALSTDKAVNPVNIYGATKLCMEKLFIHGNAYAGGTDTRFAVVRYGNVVGSRGSVIPLFLEQADTGVMTLTDVRMTRFWISLEQAVDLVLQALGDMQGEEIFVPKIPSMRILDLAKAIRPDALIKEIGIRPGEKLHEVLLTEDEARDSREFDTHFVIGGDPKGGREIPEGLVYSSDQNSLWLTVDRLAELIQTWKADRG; this is encoded by the coding sequence TTGGCAGGAGGGAACGTGCATCAGATTCTTCTCACAGGCGGTACCGGATCATTTGGGCACGCGTTCGTACGCAGAATGCTCGCCGAGCGAGACGATTGCATGATTCGGATCTACAGCCGGGACGAGCTGAAGCAGGTCGAGATGCTTCGTCGTTTCGGGGATGACGAGCGGTTGCGGTTCTTCATCGGAGATATCCGGGATCGCGTCAGGCTTCGCAGAGCCATGAGCGGCGTGGACGCGGTGGTTCATGCTGCAGCGATGAAGCAGGTGCCGGTCTGCGAATACAATCCGGCCGAGGCCGTCAAGACGAATGTGATGGGCGGGATGAACATCCTGGAGTGCAGCCTGGACGCAGGCGTGCCGAAGGCGATCGCGCTCTCTACGGACAAGGCCGTCAATCCGGTCAACATCTACGGTGCCACCAAGCTCTGTATGGAGAAGCTGTTCATCCACGGCAACGCCTATGCCGGTGGGACGGATACGCGCTTCGCGGTCGTGCGCTACGGCAATGTCGTGGGAAGCCGCGGCAGCGTCATTCCTCTCTTTCTGGAGCAGGCGGATACGGGCGTCATGACCCTCACGGATGTGCGCATGACCCGGTTCTGGATTTCGCTCGAGCAGGCCGTGGATCTGGTCCTCCAGGCCCTGGGCGATATGCAGGGAGAAGAGATCTTCGTTCCGAAGATTCCCAGCATGCGAATTCTCGACCTTGCCAAAGCCATCCGCCCGGATGCGCTGATCAAGGAAATCGGCATCCGTCCCGGAGAGAAGCTTCACGAGGTACTGCTCACCGAGGACGAAGCTCGTGACTCACGGGAGTTCGATACCCATTTCGTGATTGGCGGAGATCCCAAGGGGGGGCGCGAGATTCCGGAGGGTCTGGTCTATTCGAGCGATCAGAACTCGCTCTGGCTCACGGTTGATCGACTCGCGGAGTTGATCCAGACATGGAAGGCCGATCGTGGCTGA
- a CDS encoding PilZ domain-containing protein, producing MGVEAQRYPRFKKRVPCRVTVSGESTAAVVLNVSQAGLFVQTGATAQPGDQVTIRLSPAHTAEPIAIDAKVVWRRKVASHLRTIVKGGMGLAIRSAPSSYFEFLTGALPNTAPRAAATANEAASDSPEKTFLMRVRQDGGPRTRKLYVQAADQADASRRVLARFGSGWTVILAEQA from the coding sequence ATGGGGGTCGAAGCCCAACGCTATCCGAGGTTCAAGAAGCGGGTCCCCTGCCGGGTCACCGTATCTGGAGAATCGACGGCAGCCGTCGTGCTGAATGTCTCCCAGGCCGGTCTGTTCGTTCAAACGGGCGCCACGGCCCAGCCCGGCGACCAGGTCACGATTCGCCTGAGCCCGGCCCATACGGCTGAGCCGATCGCGATCGATGCCAAGGTCGTTTGGCGCCGAAAGGTTGCCTCTCATCTGCGAACGATCGTGAAGGGTGGAATGGGGCTGGCGATCCGCAGCGCACCGTCGTCGTACTTCGAATTCTTGACAGGTGCTCTACCGAACACGGCCCCACGCGCGGCGGCCACTGCAAACGAAGCGGCCTCTGATTCGCCCGAAAAAACCTTTCTCATGCGCGTGCGTCAGGACGGCGGCCCGCGCACCCGCAAGCTGTACGTGCAGGCCGCAGACCAGGCCGATGCGTCCCGCCGCGTCCTCGCGCGCTTTGGATCGGGCTGGACGGTCATCCTGGCGGAACAAGCCTGA
- a CDS encoding motility associated factor glycosyltransferase family protein, translated as MSTAMPDLRQRALRTNVARLRSRQPALAQAILDADEGGVEVVDGPKGIHTVSDQGTLLASAYDPAREGARLAADMADAPADLLIAVGFGLGHHIEAFRARNPCPVIVYEPKLARLRAALSARPDLKLLDEDDVHLTDDPEELRNLIAARYTSGLRIKVFPHPSLLRLSPDAVREAIERVARVKDSIDLVSNTRRVMMADWARGTIANARHLIGNPSISSLAGSLAGAPAVVCAAGPSLDQQLPKLAAVRDRVIVIAIGQSLRSLRRAGIEPDFVHVVESQDVAHQLTEAGDIGNVQLVLPPQAHPSLFSLPVQQHWVAFQSTNPFGCWIAHQLGERDFLPSSGTVAQCGLHLARVLGCNPVALIGQDLAFTGGRLYADGSAYHDVGFRTLEDGSYEYTNLRGKLEALGRANPQQKMGGELIWVEGWDGDPVPTNKAYASFLDHYRDISPFFAGQGVTLVNCTEGGARIPGLIHSPFQQFLDEYARKRCHVAGVLSEVSNSFLPASVASFDAAFVNVRRELRELDRECGRGLDRARKARREIGRGAEGSRQVELLRLVAKSERKIEKLVSQIMLLDAVVQRELHEVRRELGKLSSVKPDPEMITSEAELLLEATQKAIRRTADLIDILEREITDIE; from the coding sequence ATGAGCACTGCGATGCCGGATCTCCGCCAGCGCGCGCTCCGAACGAATGTGGCACGCCTCCGGAGCCGCCAACCTGCCTTGGCCCAGGCCATCCTGGACGCAGATGAGGGCGGCGTCGAGGTGGTCGATGGGCCGAAGGGCATCCACACCGTTTCCGACCAGGGCACGCTTCTCGCGTCGGCCTATGACCCGGCCCGGGAGGGCGCACGCCTGGCGGCGGATATGGCGGATGCACCCGCGGACCTGCTGATCGCTGTGGGCTTCGGCCTGGGCCATCACATCGAGGCTTTTCGTGCGCGCAATCCCTGCCCGGTCATCGTCTACGAGCCCAAGCTCGCACGCTTGCGGGCCGCGCTCTCCGCGCGTCCCGACCTGAAGCTCCTCGACGAGGACGACGTCCACTTGACGGACGATCCCGAGGAACTGAGGAACCTGATCGCTGCTCGCTACACGTCGGGCCTGCGAATCAAGGTCTTTCCGCATCCATCGCTTCTGCGCCTGTCACCCGACGCGGTTCGCGAGGCAATCGAGCGGGTTGCTCGGGTGAAGGACTCGATCGATCTCGTCTCCAACACACGTCGGGTGATGATGGCGGATTGGGCTCGCGGTACGATCGCCAATGCCCGCCACTTGATCGGCAATCCAAGCATCTCGAGCCTGGCGGGTTCGTTGGCCGGTGCACCCGCGGTCGTCTGTGCCGCCGGGCCCTCGCTCGACCAGCAGCTTCCAAAGCTCGCGGCGGTACGCGATCGCGTCATCGTGATCGCCATCGGTCAGAGCCTTCGCAGCCTTCGCAGGGCAGGCATCGAGCCGGATTTCGTTCACGTGGTCGAGAGTCAGGACGTTGCCCACCAGCTCACCGAGGCGGGCGATATCGGGAATGTCCAACTCGTTCTGCCGCCCCAGGCACATCCTTCGCTTTTTTCGCTTCCCGTCCAGCAGCATTGGGTCGCCTTCCAATCTACGAATCCGTTTGGATGTTGGATCGCACATCAGCTCGGCGAACGCGATTTCCTGCCTTCTTCCGGAACCGTCGCCCAATGCGGCCTGCATCTGGCCCGTGTGCTCGGTTGCAATCCGGTGGCATTGATCGGGCAGGATCTGGCCTTCACGGGCGGCAGGCTCTACGCGGATGGATCCGCCTATCATGATGTCGGTTTTCGCACGCTCGAGGACGGCAGCTATGAGTACACCAATCTTCGAGGAAAACTCGAAGCTCTAGGTCGAGCGAATCCACAACAGAAGATGGGGGGTGAGCTCATCTGGGTCGAAGGATGGGACGGAGACCCGGTGCCCACGAATAAGGCCTACGCTTCCTTCCTCGATCACTACAGGGATATCAGTCCCTTCTTCGCCGGCCAGGGCGTGACCCTGGTGAACTGCACCGAGGGCGGCGCCCGGATCCCAGGCCTGATCCACTCTCCGTTCCAGCAGTTCCTGGATGAATACGCCCGCAAGCGATGCCACGTTGCCGGGGTGCTTTCGGAAGTGTCGAATAGCTTCCTTCCTGCATCGGTGGCCAGTTTCGATGCCGCGTTCGTGAACGTTCGTCGTGAGCTTCGGGAACTCGACCGGGAGTGTGGTCGGGGTCTCGACCGCGCCCGAAAGGCACGTCGTGAAATCGGGCGCGGAGCCGAAGGCTCGCGTCAAGTGGAGCTTCTCCGTCTCGTCGCGAAGAGCGAAAGGAAGATCGAAAAGTTGGTCTCCCAGATCATGCTCCTGGATGCGGTGGTCCAGAGAGAACTGCATGAGGTACGCCGGGAGCTGGGCAAGCTCAGTTCCGTCAAACCCGATCCCGAAATGATCACTTCGGAAGCAGAACTCCTGCTCGAAGCCACCCAGAAAGCCATTCGCCGCACGGCCGACCTGATCGACATCCTGGAACGCGAGATCACCGACATCGAATGA
- a CDS encoding DegT/DnrJ/EryC1/StrS family aminotransferase, which produces MAEVGDRPDLPYTRHTLTEDDLQAVRRALQSGSIAQGPIAQDFEAGIADLAGTRHGVATSSGTTALEMALAALGVGPGDQVVVPTLTFVATANAVRSFGATPVFADVDPITLNLSAETLAPCVNERTAGAIPVHFAGNPADVPALRTVLGSERFVLEDAAHALGATLGGRAVGSLGDAACFSFHPAKLIATGEGGAMTTDSSFLNGRARMFREHGLVRDPALFEGFDFPSDLEADALGPWVYEQQGCGSNHRMSEMQAALGRSQLTRAADLLRRRRVLAEAYHDALAPLEGVACPQETAGARSAWHLYPIRITARKSGRGKVYQRLRAVGIGVQVHYIPVHLQPYYRHALGSAYGDCPAAEAAYLQLLSLPLFPDMSEEDTYRVVDALRCALEVREG; this is translated from the coding sequence GTGGCTGAGGTTGGCGATCGGCCGGATCTTCCGTACACCCGTCACACGCTGACCGAGGACGATCTACAGGCCGTTCGGAGGGCGCTCCAGAGCGGGTCCATTGCCCAGGGCCCGATCGCTCAGGATTTCGAAGCGGGAATCGCCGATCTAGCCGGTACCCGTCACGGGGTGGCGACCTCGAGTGGGACCACCGCCTTGGAGATGGCGCTCGCAGCGTTGGGTGTCGGCCCCGGAGATCAAGTGGTCGTTCCGACGCTTACCTTCGTTGCGACTGCCAATGCGGTCCGTTCCTTCGGAGCGACGCCTGTCTTTGCGGACGTGGATCCGATCACTCTCAATCTCTCCGCGGAAACATTGGCACCTTGTGTCAACGAGCGAACCGCTGGCGCCATCCCGGTGCACTTCGCCGGAAACCCCGCGGACGTGCCTGCACTGCGCACGGTGCTGGGTAGCGAACGCTTCGTGCTCGAAGACGCCGCACATGCTCTTGGCGCTACGCTAGGTGGGCGCGCAGTGGGATCACTCGGTGACGCAGCATGTTTCTCGTTTCATCCGGCCAAGCTCATCGCTACCGGTGAAGGCGGCGCGATGACGACGGACTCCAGCTTCTTGAATGGTCGCGCTCGCATGTTTCGTGAACATGGTCTCGTACGTGACCCGGCGCTCTTCGAGGGATTCGATTTTCCGAGCGATCTGGAGGCCGATGCACTTGGCCCATGGGTCTACGAACAGCAGGGTTGCGGCTCCAACCACAGGATGTCCGAAATGCAGGCTGCCCTCGGACGCAGCCAGCTGACCCGCGCTGCAGATCTGCTCCGGCGGCGTCGCGTTCTTGCCGAGGCGTATCATGATGCGTTGGCTCCGCTGGAAGGTGTCGCATGCCCGCAAGAAACTGCCGGCGCTCGCTCTGCATGGCATCTCTATCCCATCCGGATCACCGCCAGGAAGAGCGGCCGCGGGAAGGTCTACCAGCGCCTGCGCGCCGTCGGCATCGGTGTTCAGGTCCACTACATCCCGGTCCACCTCCAACCGTACTACCGGCACGCTCTCGGTTCGGCGTACGGAGATTGTCCCGCCGCGGAAGCGGCGTATCTGCAGCTCCTCTCCCTGCCCCTCTTTCCAGACATGAGCGAAGAGGACACCTACCGGGTGGTCGACGCACTGCGCTGTGCCTTGGAAGTGAGGGAAGGATGA
- a CDS encoding diguanylate cyclase: protein MKDRTIGSVIAQDFVSIAPDDSLVSVLDRMRDGRLSCVPVVEGGLPVGVISERDILCLLAKKLNGESFPATARGVMSGPPITIHAHASVDAAIRLQHRRRIRRLLVVDDDGRLVGILTQSDLIDAQTQALRADRDQLEVYVCERTEELRLANERLEHMSMIDPMLGTGNRRAMDQHLTRLKDLSEHFGRGFAVLMLDIDDFKSFNDHYGHSEADAALGDMVSAVQSAIRSCDVLFRFGGEEFVVTLPETDEDSAVEAAERIRGAVEALQIPHELSSHAVMTVSLGVHVIGPETGNVDISSVIRAADVSLYDAKENGRNRTGKAVSSENAFSG from the coding sequence GTGAAAGACAGGACGATCGGAAGCGTGATCGCGCAGGATTTCGTGAGTATCGCCCCAGACGATTCCCTCGTCAGTGTTCTGGATCGGATGCGCGATGGGCGGCTGTCCTGTGTTCCAGTCGTCGAGGGCGGGCTCCCCGTTGGCGTGATCAGTGAACGTGACATCCTCTGCCTTCTCGCGAAGAAACTGAACGGGGAGTCCTTTCCTGCCACGGCGCGAGGGGTGATGTCCGGCCCACCGATCACGATCCATGCCCATGCCTCGGTCGATGCCGCGATTCGCCTCCAGCACCGGCGAAGAATTCGGCGCCTGTTGGTCGTCGATGACGATGGGCGGTTGGTCGGAATCCTGACCCAATCGGATCTGATAGACGCGCAGACCCAGGCGCTTCGAGCCGACCGAGATCAATTGGAGGTCTATGTCTGCGAGCGCACAGAGGAGCTGAGGCTCGCGAATGAACGGCTGGAGCACATGTCCATGATCGATCCGATGCTCGGCACAGGCAACCGTCGGGCCATGGATCAGCACCTCACCCGTCTCAAGGATCTTTCGGAACATTTCGGGCGAGGGTTTGCAGTCCTGATGCTCGACATCGACGACTTCAAGTCGTTCAACGACCACTACGGGCACTCCGAAGCAGACGCTGCATTGGGCGACATGGTTTCAGCCGTGCAAAGTGCGATTCGGTCCTGCGATGTCCTCTTCCGCTTCGGTGGTGAAGAGTTCGTCGTCACACTTCCCGAAACCGATGAGGACAGCGCTGTCGAAGCCGCCGAACGCATTCGCGGCGCAGTAGAGGCCCTGCAGATTCCGCATGAGCTCTCGAGCCACGCTGTCATGACCGTGAGTCTTGGCGTGCATGTCATCGGCCCGGAAACGGGGAACGTCGACATCTCCTCCGTGATCCGCGCGGCGGATGTTTCCCTCTACGATGCCAAAGAGAACGGGCGCAACAGAACGGGAAAAGCCGTCAGCTCCGAGAACGCGTTCTCCGGCTGA
- a CDS encoding metal-dependent hydrolase — protein MPTVFTHALVGGLLVGPTRVELSRARLFCFLAAVSVLPDIDVLAFVVGIPYAHPLGHRGITHSIPFGLALAPLATSLVFPRVRRFGSSWWRITAAAALACISHGFLDAFTDGGKGVGFFIPFDAERIFFPWRPLIVSPIGVGSFVDRAGVVLWREVQWVWLPALTLAGAWQFSRRTRSRS, from the coding sequence ATGCCGACGGTCTTCACCCATGCGTTGGTCGGCGGGCTGCTCGTAGGGCCGACGCGGGTCGAGTTGTCTCGGGCGAGGCTGTTCTGTTTCCTCGCAGCGGTCTCGGTGTTGCCCGATATCGACGTACTGGCTTTCGTCGTTGGAATTCCATACGCCCACCCGCTCGGTCATCGAGGCATCACGCATTCGATTCCTTTTGGGTTGGCGCTTGCGCCCCTGGCGACGAGCCTGGTGTTCCCTCGTGTGCGCCGTTTCGGTTCGAGCTGGTGGCGAATCACGGCGGCGGCAGCTCTGGCTTGCATCTCCCACGGCTTTCTCGACGCCTTCACCGATGGCGGAAAGGGAGTGGGTTTTTTCATCCCGTTCGATGCGGAGCGCATCTTCTTTCCGTGGCGCCCGCTCATCGTGTCGCCGATCGGCGTCGGATCGTTCGTGGATCGCGCCGGAGTCGTCTTGTGGCGCGAGGTGCAATGGGTGTGGCTTCCCGCCTTGACGTTGGCGGGCGCGTGGCAGTTCAGCCGGAGAACGCGTTCTCGGAGCTGA
- a CDS encoding PilZ domain-containing protein: protein MDTVLPTLSTGSRLLLIGDSDGVPRATIVVRVSDGLIWISGVDEPGRPGEQLDMLYVVPGDAQYQAPARVELVPPETLALRRIGEWRRSQRRTEVRLTTHGVQLEVERPPEGSESASVEKLKMVDVSAGGAAARGVSSLSSGDDVHCGFQLPGRGVFRIGAKVVRVQPKGRGRVLGFEFVGATPEEQAALRRWIYREESRRHRQSKLGSSEDPSE from the coding sequence GTGGACACCGTGTTGCCGACACTGTCGACCGGGAGTCGACTGCTCCTGATCGGGGATTCTGACGGGGTTCCCCGTGCGACGATCGTCGTCCGGGTGAGCGACGGTTTGATCTGGATCAGCGGTGTCGATGAGCCGGGTCGACCCGGCGAACAGTTGGATATGCTGTACGTGGTACCCGGAGATGCTCAGTATCAGGCGCCCGCACGCGTAGAACTCGTACCACCGGAGACACTTGCGTTGCGCCGGATCGGCGAGTGGCGACGTAGCCAGCGCCGGACCGAGGTCCGCCTCACGACACACGGTGTTCAGCTCGAGGTAGAACGCCCTCCGGAGGGCAGCGAATCCGCCAGCGTCGAGAAGCTGAAGATGGTCGACGTCAGCGCAGGCGGCGCCGCAGCCCGGGGTGTCTCATCCCTCTCCTCGGGAGATGACGTGCATTGCGGCTTCCAGCTACCAGGCCGAGGGGTCTTCCGGATCGGCGCGAAGGTCGTACGCGTTCAGCCAAAAGGAAGAGGGCGCGTTTTGGGTTTTGAGTTCGTCGGTGCCACCCCCGAGGAACAGGCAGCGCTCAGGCGGTGGATCTACCGGGAGGAATCCCGGCGCCATCGCCAATCGAAACTTGGAAGTTCGGAGGATCCCAGCGAGTGA